Proteins co-encoded in one Cetobacterium sp. ZOR0034 genomic window:
- a CDS encoding dimethylarginine dimethylaminohydrolase family protein, translating into MFKNVIVRKPSKTICDGITSSPELGAPNYSLALKQHSNYIKALKSCGVNIIELEALEKFPDSCFVEDTAVLTKKCAIVSNPGAKSRNKEIQYIIPALKQFYSDENIEYIKFPGTLEGGDVMMVGDHFYIGKSARTNKEGINQFISILNRYGLSGSEVTLDEVLHLKTGVNYIENNNLLVSGEFINKKEFEKFNKIIVDINEAYAANCIWVNGTIIVPEGYPQIEKAIQKLNYKIITVDTSEFKKIDGGLSCLSLRF; encoded by the coding sequence ATGTTCAAAAATGTAATTGTTAGAAAACCAAGTAAAACTATATGTGACGGTATTACCTCTTCTCCAGAGTTAGGAGCCCCAAACTATTCACTTGCTTTAAAGCAACATTCTAACTATATAAAAGCTTTAAAATCATGTGGAGTCAATATAATTGAATTGGAAGCTTTAGAAAAATTTCCTGATTCTTGTTTTGTTGAAGATACTGCTGTTCTAACCAAAAAATGTGCAATCGTAAGTAATCCTGGTGCTAAATCTAGAAATAAAGAGATTCAATATATTATTCCTGCTCTTAAACAATTTTATTCAGATGAAAATATTGAATATATAAAATTTCCTGGAACATTAGAAGGTGGAGATGTTATGATGGTTGGAGATCACTTTTATATTGGAAAATCAGCAAGAACGAATAAAGAGGGAATTAATCAATTCATCTCTATATTAAATAGATATGGCTTATCTGGTTCTGAAGTTACTTTAGATGAAGTTTTACATTTAAAAACTGGTGTTAATTATATTGAAAATAATAATCTACTTGTTTCAGGAGAGTTTATAAATAAAAAAGAGTTTGAAAAGTTCAACAAAATTATTGTTGATATAAATGAAGCTTATGCTGCAAACTGTATATGGGTAAATGGAACAATCATAGTTCCTGAAGGTTATCCACAAATTGAAAAAGCTATTCAAAAGTTGAATTATAAAATTATCACTGTCGATACTTCTGAATTTAAAAAGATTGATGGTGGCCTTAGCTGTCTCTCTTTAAGATTTTAA
- a CDS encoding aminotransferase class V-fold PLP-dependent enzyme: MIYYDNASTTYPKFSSVYEETMKLYREVGINFSRNNSDKSRNARVIKENLIDNIKKIFSTKNEVILNSSSTFSCNEIIFGLNYNNIKTIYISPFEHNSIYRAIKKISKEKNIELKILKFKKFELDIEDMKLQFMSQKPDLIILNHASNVFGNILPVRDIFEAGKIYNAITVLDASQTGGVLDFSEISGLADFIVFAGHKNLYGPSGIGGYIYNKKISLNPLLYGGTGFKSEDEEMPEELPERFEAGSPNILGMIGLKIATDELIEIGIENIRSKKENNFKNLYDLLEEYSYDIKIYSEKENNIGVLSITAFDYSPQELEEIMNDNEIITRRGMHCAPLAHHHIGTQDGGTLRFSVSYFNNDENLEVLRETLDSLF; encoded by the coding sequence ATGATTTATTATGATAATGCATCAACAACATATCCTAAATTTAGTAGTGTTTATGAAGAAACTATGAAACTATATAGAGAAGTAGGGATTAATTTTAGTAGAAATAATTCAGATAAAAGTAGAAATGCCAGAGTTATAAAGGAAAATTTAATAGATAACATAAAAAAAATATTCTCAACAAAAAATGAAGTTATATTAAATTCTTCATCAACATTTTCATGTAATGAGATAATATTCGGACTAAATTATAACAATATAAAAACAATTTATATTTCACCTTTCGAACACAACTCAATTTATAGAGCTATAAAAAAAATATCAAAAGAAAAAAATATAGAATTAAAAATTTTAAAATTTAAAAAATTTGAATTAGATATTGAAGATATGAAATTACAATTTATGTCTCAAAAACCAGATCTGATTATACTTAATCATGCTTCCAATGTTTTTGGAAACATTTTACCTGTTCGTGATATTTTTGAGGCTGGAAAAATTTATAATGCAATTACAGTTTTAGATGCAAGTCAAACAGGAGGTGTTTTAGATTTTTCTGAGATTTCTGGATTGGCAGATTTTATAGTATTTGCAGGTCATAAAAATTTATATGGTCCTTCAGGAATAGGAGGATATATTTATAATAAAAAAATTTCTCTAAATCCTCTATTATATGGTGGAACAGGATTTAAATCTGAAGATGAAGAAATGCCAGAGGAGTTACCTGAAAGATTTGAAGCTGGAAGTCCAAATATTTTAGGGATGATAGGACTTAAAATAGCAACAGATGAATTGATAGAGATAGGAATAGAAAATATAAGATCAAAAAAAGAGAATAATTTCAAAAATTTATATGATCTTTTAGAGGAGTATTCATATGATATAAAAATATACTCAGAAAAAGAGAATAATATAGGAGTTTTATCGATAACTGCTTTTGATTACTCACCTCAAGAGTTAGAAGAGATTATGAATGACAACGAGATTATAACAAGGAGAGGGATGCATTGTGCACCGCTTGCTCATCATCATATAGGAACTCAGGATGGAGGAACACTTAGGTTTTCAGTAAGTTACTTTAATAATGATGAAAATTTAGAAGTGTTAAGAGAAACTTTGGATAGTTTATTTTAG
- a CDS encoding DEAD/DEAH box helicase family protein encodes MNLFKELDLKTSYRSDTDNIYCDFLEKCLKNSISYDRAVGYFTSDSLYLLLEGVENLIKNNGIMRVVTSPQLSEKDILTLKTLHNKEIVNLKIEEELQKFYSGKEEDTTKIFSWLVSKDILQIKIAYQKDYIGIYHEKFGIFKDSEGNKIAFSGSVNETIGGMSRNFESIDVYSSSDGKKDLERIENKEIDFEKLWGNKTNKIEVIDIDEAIKKKIISRAPTNEEVSVILNRKFEKNRLNGLVKPEWFSVREYQKNAFESWKNNQLKGILEMATGSGKTLTALNIMTEISKDKRMFFVVVCPQTFLVRQWAEEIKAFGVKSVICNSENKNWKDQINAKIFLLNEDQIDVTVAVVTNKTLQNASFLRALKRVKKEMMIIVDECHNIGSFSFEEFLERDELKKNSIRLGLSATPDRQGDQKGNEVIEKYLGKVIFQFSLDDAIKGGFLTNYKYFPYFVTLTEDEEREYIELSKKIASLSFSKNSNLKDKKKESTPLEMLLFKRARLLNLTNNKILKLLEVIDEFSFNNLIYVGAGKSKEESEDREQKFIDKTIETVSEKMDFKLMKFTSEESKNEREIVIQKFKEKDINAVVAIKCLDEGINIPSIERAYILGSTGNYREYVQRRGRILRKSENKSIAEIHDFIVIPRSYESYQPIQDCNFNFEKKLVENELKRLEEYNSLALNKNRNESELRKIKEFYGIGEGNK; translated from the coding sequence GTGAATTTATTTAAAGAGTTAGATTTGAAAACCTCTTATAGAAGTGATACAGACAACATATATTGTGATTTTTTAGAAAAATGTTTAAAAAATTCTATTTCATATGATAGAGCTGTAGGATATTTTACGAGTGATAGTTTATATCTATTATTAGAAGGAGTAGAAAATCTTATAAAAAATAATGGAATAATGAGAGTGGTTACATCTCCACAACTTTCAGAAAAAGATATCTTAACTCTTAAAACTTTACATAATAAAGAAATTGTTAATCTGAAAATAGAGGAAGAGCTCCAAAAATTTTACTCAGGGAAAGAAGAAGATACAACTAAAATATTTTCATGGTTAGTTAGTAAAGATATACTTCAAATAAAAATTGCGTATCAAAAAGATTATATTGGAATTTATCATGAAAAGTTTGGGATATTTAAAGATTCAGAAGGGAATAAAATAGCTTTTTCTGGTTCTGTTAACGAAACCATAGGTGGGATGAGTAGAAACTTTGAATCGATAGATGTTTATTCTTCATCTGATGGAAAAAAAGATTTAGAAAGAATAGAGAATAAAGAGATAGATTTTGAAAAACTATGGGGAAATAAGACAAATAAAATAGAAGTTATTGATATAGATGAGGCAATTAAAAAAAAAATAATCTCGAGAGCTCCAACGAATGAAGAAGTAAGTGTTATATTAAACAGAAAATTTGAGAAAAATAGATTAAATGGATTAGTAAAGCCAGAATGGTTCAGTGTGAGAGAGTATCAAAAAAATGCTTTTGAAAGTTGGAAAAATAATCAGTTAAAAGGGATATTAGAGATGGCAACAGGAAGTGGAAAAACACTTACAGCATTAAATATAATGACAGAGATATCAAAAGACAAAAGGATGTTCTTTGTAGTTGTGTGTCCACAAACGTTTCTAGTTAGACAATGGGCTGAAGAAATTAAGGCATTTGGAGTAAAATCAGTTATTTGTAATTCAGAAAACAAAAATTGGAAAGATCAAATAAATGCTAAAATCTTTTTATTAAACGAAGACCAGATAGATGTTACAGTTGCAGTTGTAACAAATAAAACATTACAAAACGCATCTTTTTTAAGAGCTTTAAAAAGAGTAAAAAAAGAGATGATGATTATTGTAGATGAGTGTCATAATATTGGAAGTTTTAGCTTTGAAGAGTTTTTAGAGAGAGATGAGTTGAAAAAAAATTCGATAAGACTAGGTTTGTCAGCAACTCCTGATAGGCAAGGAGATCAAAAAGGAAATGAAGTTATTGAAAAGTATCTAGGAAAAGTTATTTTTCAGTTTTCATTAGATGATGCTATTAAAGGAGGATTTTTAACTAATTATAAATATTTTCCTTACTTTGTAACTTTAACAGAAGATGAAGAGAGAGAATATATAGAACTTAGCAAAAAAATAGCATCGCTAAGCTTCTCTAAAAACTCTAACTTGAAAGATAAAAAGAAAGAATCGACACCTTTGGAGATGTTACTTTTTAAGAGAGCTCGATTGTTGAATTTGACTAATAATAAAATATTGAAACTGCTAGAAGTTATTGATGAGTTTAGTTTTAATAATTTGATTTATGTTGGAGCTGGAAAAAGCAAAGAAGAAAGCGAAGATAGAGAACAAAAGTTTATAGATAAAACGATAGAAACAGTTTCTGAAAAAATGGACTTTAAACTTATGAAATTTACCTCTGAAGAATCTAAGAATGAAAGAGAAATTGTTATACAAAAGTTTAAAGAGAAGGATATAAATGCTGTTGTGGCTATCAAATGTTTAGATGAGGGAATAAATATTCCATCAATTGAAAGAGCATATATTTTGGGAAGTACAGGTAATTATAGAGAGTATGTTCAAAGAAGAGGTAGAATACTTAGAAAATCAGAAAATAAGAGTATTGCCGAGATACATGATTTTATAGTTATACCTAGAAGTTATGAAAGTTATCAACCAATTCAAGATTGTAATTTTAATTTTGAAAAAAAATTAGTGGAAAATGAATTGAAAAGATTAGAAGAATATAATTCATTAGCTTTAAATAAAAATAGAAATGAAAGTGAGTTAAGAAAAATTAAAGAATTTTATGGAATAGGAGAGGGTAATAAATGA
- a CDS encoding queuosine precursor transporter: MADILLRNEVLWAIKLLVSFITVLGAYKCFGKVGLFVWIPISMFIANVEVMILVKLFGLHASLGNIPYASAFLVTDILSEKYGEEDAKKAIWIGFFTNIVVALMINFALMFTPEVDGVETFGNLKSIFGLFPRFMIVGLVSYAISQNIDIYLYKKLKEKFPNHLWIRNNGSTMISQLVDNILFTTFAFIGVFPVSVMFEIFLSTYILKWIVAAMDTPFLYLATKMDSKKSLC, translated from the coding sequence ATGGCAGATATATTATTAAGAAATGAAGTATTATGGGCAATAAAATTATTAGTAAGTTTTATAACAGTTTTAGGAGCATATAAGTGTTTTGGTAAAGTTGGATTATTTGTTTGGATTCCAATATCTATGTTTATAGCCAATGTTGAGGTTATGATTTTAGTTAAGTTATTCGGATTGCACGCTTCTTTAGGAAATATTCCTTATGCAAGTGCTTTCCTTGTTACAGATATTCTTTCAGAGAAGTATGGGGAAGAGGATGCGAAGAAAGCTATATGGATTGGATTCTTTACAAATATAGTTGTAGCTTTAATGATAAACTTTGCACTTATGTTTACACCAGAAGTTGATGGAGTGGAAACATTTGGTAATTTAAAATCTATTTTTGGATTGTTCCCTAGATTTATGATAGTTGGATTAGTATCTTACGCTATTTCACAAAATATAGATATCTATCTATATAAAAAGTTAAAAGAGAAATTCCCTAACCATTTATGGATTAGAAACAATGGAAGTACAATGATAAGTCAGTTAGTAGATAACATTTTATTTACGACATTTGCATTTATAGGAGTATTCCCAGTTTCAGTTATGTTTGAGATATTCTTAAGTACATATATTTTAAAATGGATAGTAGCAGCTATGGATACACCATTCCTATATTTAGCTACGAAAATGGATTCTAAAAAATCGTTATGTTAA
- a CDS encoding GNAT family N-acetyltransferase: MFEVKNYVESDFKALFNINRNAFRNYSRKESLNEFKKSIENTVGKVLVLQNEIIGAVFLEAKDSEGNFKVKKLFITPKYQNKGLGYFILTHLKEEDESIKNIELEISEEILKVKKFCEKMLKEI, from the coding sequence ATGTTTGAAGTAAAAAATTATGTTGAAAGTGATTTTAAAGCACTTTTTAATATAAATAGAAATGCATTTAGAAATTACTCTAGAAAAGAGAGTTTGAATGAATTTAAAAAGTCTATTGAAAATACAGTTGGAAAAGTTTTAGTTTTGCAAAATGAGATAATAGGAGCTGTATTTTTAGAGGCTAAAGATAGTGAAGGGAATTTTAAAGTAAAAAAGCTATTTATAACACCAAAATATCAAAATAAAGGCTTGGGGTATTTTATTTTGACTCATCTAAAAGAGGAAGATGAATCTATAAAAAATATCGAATTAGAAATATCTGAAGAGATTTTAAAAGTAAAAAAGTTTTGTGAAAAAATGTTAAAAGAAATATAG
- a CDS encoding basic amino acid ABC transporter substrate-binding protein — MKKKIIKLLFLPLFLLQTNTYAQEKLYVGTDATEFPPFEYIENGEIKGFDIDLIKEIGKILNKEIVLKNIQFDGLIPALQTGKLDAIIAGMTVTAERKKNINFSNPYYTSKQLLIVNKNSTLSTLESLKGHKVGVVLGCTGDVIATEMGNSITLYRYNTTSESIMALNANKIDAVILDSEPAKNFVKNNSNLKYIDNELAKEDYAIAVGKQNLTLVKNINTALETLKSNGTFKKLNKKYFIEN, encoded by the coding sequence ATGAAAAAGAAAATTATCAAATTATTATTTCTACCTTTATTTTTATTACAAACAAATACCTACGCTCAAGAAAAACTTTATGTTGGTACAGATGCCACTGAATTTCCACCTTTCGAATATATTGAAAATGGTGAAATCAAAGGATTTGATATCGATTTAATTAAAGAGATTGGAAAAATTTTGAATAAAGAAATCGTATTGAAAAACATACAATTTGATGGTCTTATTCCTGCTCTTCAAACTGGAAAATTAGATGCTATTATTGCTGGAATGACGGTTACAGCTGAAAGAAAAAAAAATATTAATTTTTCCAATCCCTACTACACATCAAAACAACTACTAATTGTAAATAAAAATAGTACTTTAAGTACTCTTGAAAGCTTAAAAGGGCATAAAGTTGGTGTGGTATTAGGATGTACTGGTGATGTTATTGCTACTGAAATGGGCAACTCTATAACCCTTTATAGATACAATACAACTTCAGAATCTATAATGGCTTTAAATGCTAATAAAATAGATGCTGTAATTTTAGATTCTGAACCTGCTAAAAATTTTGTTAAAAATAATTCCAATTTAAAATATATTGATAACGAATTAGCAAAAGAGGACTACGCTATTGCTGTTGGAAAACAAAATCTGACTCTTGTAAAGAACATAAATACAGCTTTAGAAACTCTAAAATCAAATGGAACTTTTAAGAAATTAAATAAAAAATATTTTATAGAAAATTAA
- a CDS encoding nucleoside hydrolase, with translation MKKVIIDCDPGIDDSLALILALKSPELDVVGITICAGNVPVELGGVNAYKVLKLMDRVDIPIYLGDNKPLKRELVTAQDTHGEDGLGEVLPMIEIPEGAIQLGAVDYLIQTLKNSDDVSIIALGPMTNLAKAVEREKNILKKAERIVSMGGAFRTNGNCSQVAEFNYWVDPQSVNVVFENVDKAIELIPLDVTRKIVLTPNYREYLRQMKNDVAQFIYDVTGFYVDFHWMQERTLGCVINDPLAVAYFIKPELCKGVLTHLECVQDGPAMGQSLIDIGDFYRRVPNVFINTEVDEKEFFNLFFKRVFPENIKDTEIVLKGY, from the coding sequence ATGAAAAAAGTAATTATTGATTGTGATCCAGGAATTGATGACTCGTTAGCGTTGATTTTAGCTCTAAAATCACCAGAATTAGATGTTGTTGGAATTACAATCTGTGCTGGAAATGTTCCAGTGGAACTTGGAGGAGTAAATGCCTACAAAGTTTTAAAACTGATGGATAGAGTGGATATTCCAATCTATTTAGGAGATAATAAGCCTTTAAAAAGAGAGCTTGTTACAGCCCAAGATACACATGGAGAGGATGGATTAGGTGAAGTTTTACCTATGATAGAGATTCCAGAAGGAGCTATACAATTAGGAGCTGTGGATTATTTAATTCAGACTTTAAAGAATAGTGATGATGTATCGATTATAGCTTTAGGACCAATGACAAATTTGGCAAAGGCTGTGGAGAGAGAGAAAAACATTTTGAAAAAAGCTGAAAGAATAGTTTCTATGGGTGGAGCTTTTAGAACGAATGGCAACTGTTCACAAGTGGCAGAGTTTAACTATTGGGTTGACCCTCAATCGGTAAACGTAGTTTTTGAAAATGTTGATAAGGCGATAGAGCTAATACCTCTAGATGTAACTAGAAAGATAGTTTTAACACCGAATTACAGAGAGTATCTAAGACAGATGAAAAATGATGTAGCACAGTTTATCTATGATGTAACAGGATTTTATGTGGATTTCCACTGGATGCAAGAGAGAACTTTAGGATGTGTTATAAACGATCCTTTAGCAGTGGCATATTTTATAAAACCAGAGTTATGTAAGGGAGTTTTGACGCATTTAGAATGTGTCCAAGATGGACCTGCTATGGGTCAGAGTTTAATAGACATTGGAGATTTCTATAGAAGAGTTCCAAATGTATTTATAAACACTGAAGTAGATGAAAAAGAGTTCTTTAACTTATTTTTCAAAAGAGTTTTTCCAGAAAATATAAAAGATACAGAGATCGTGTTAAAGGGGTATTAA
- a CDS encoding AAA family ATPase: protein MIFKSIILENFRPYYGKVKLEFCNGEKNITLLKAENGSGKTTLLQAIRWGLYGGNLDLTSGDPKKFGASSFINKKYLEETKGKTYAKVELNIVGKVSEEKEEQEYKIIRQINFENDVYIGVDLILESNAGKINQRSEAGCQEIINRLLPKEINFFIDGERLEKIAPEKENQRKVKKESLEAIEESINRVLGIKSLENAVTDTAKVYRDLEKEYSESSSANKDIVELEQKVKKIEKEFEDKLQEKEEKQKETELLDIEKEELSNRIDEILLISQEDEKNKKVVEMLQDEKKELEKSLEAIQKKYKEFLSIKGVEAIAPKILNNAFKVIEIKKDKGEIPSRYEKEFLEELIHLKECICGASLVSHTDNYRKIMQKLENAATRENREKVSEVYFMLRDIASEDISENVKLIKLEISKIQHRIDYIEQELEVLVKDSNYDFQVELQNIKNILISKEEIKKTLHKSIGALEVELERIEKELISIRIEKTEADKKNIKSKREREKRDFAKKIMLNLETLKKYKEAQGREGLKSKIEEVYSKINKKGYKVELTEEFDFKVFDIDGKEAGMSKGEAKNKALSFIGGLVYYAKELNKEKNKSDLDSDGGIYPLVLDAPYGDLDNEYRLDFTKMLPVLSEQIIVMVSSGQWNSKIEDVVKDRIGKVYTLENERRTGIDKRYDITRIKEEI from the coding sequence ATGATATTTAAAAGTATAATTTTAGAAAATTTTAGACCTTATTATGGGAAAGTTAAATTAGAATTTTGTAATGGTGAAAAAAACATTACACTTTTAAAAGCTGAAAATGGATCAGGAAAAACAACTTTATTACAAGCAATAAGATGGGGATTATATGGTGGAAATTTAGATTTAACATCAGGAGATCCTAAAAAGTTTGGTGCAAGCAGTTTTATAAATAAAAAATATTTAGAAGAAACAAAAGGAAAAACATATGCTAAAGTAGAGTTGAATATAGTAGGAAAAGTTTCGGAAGAAAAAGAAGAGCAGGAATATAAAATTATAAGACAGATAAATTTTGAAAATGATGTGTATATTGGAGTAGATTTGATTTTAGAATCAAATGCTGGGAAAATAAATCAAAGATCGGAAGCAGGGTGCCAAGAAATAATAAATCGTTTACTACCAAAAGAAATTAATTTTTTCATTGATGGAGAAAGACTAGAAAAAATAGCTCCTGAAAAAGAAAATCAAAGAAAAGTAAAAAAAGAAAGCTTAGAAGCAATAGAGGAATCTATAAATAGAGTGCTAGGAATAAAAAGTTTAGAAAATGCGGTTACAGATACTGCAAAGGTATATAGAGATTTAGAAAAAGAATATTCTGAAAGTAGTAGTGCTAATAAGGATATTGTCGAGTTAGAACAGAAAGTAAAAAAAATAGAAAAAGAATTTGAAGATAAGTTACAAGAGAAAGAGGAAAAACAAAAGGAAACAGAGCTTCTAGATATAGAAAAAGAAGAGTTGAGCAACAGAATAGATGAAATTTTATTGATAAGTCAAGAAGATGAAAAAAATAAGAAAGTAGTAGAAATGTTGCAAGATGAAAAAAAAGAGTTAGAAAAATCATTAGAAGCAATTCAGAAAAAGTATAAGGAATTTTTATCAATAAAAGGTGTCGAAGCGATTGCACCAAAAATTTTAAATAATGCTTTTAAAGTAATAGAAATAAAGAAAGATAAGGGCGAAATTCCATCGAGATATGAAAAAGAGTTCTTAGAAGAATTGATACATTTAAAAGAGTGTATATGTGGGGCATCTTTAGTTAGTCATACAGATAATTACAGAAAAATAATGCAAAAGTTAGAAAATGCAGCAACAAGAGAAAATAGAGAGAAAGTTAGCGAAGTGTACTTTATGTTGAGAGATATAGCAAGTGAGGATATTTCAGAGAATGTTAAGCTAATAAAATTAGAAATATCTAAGATTCAGCATAGAATAGATTATATTGAGCAAGAGTTAGAAGTGTTAGTAAAAGATAGTAACTACGACTTCCAAGTGGAGTTGCAAAATATAAAAAATATATTAATTAGTAAAGAAGAAATAAAAAAAACACTTCATAAAAGTATTGGAGCCTTAGAAGTTGAGTTAGAAAGAATAGAAAAAGAATTAATTTCAATTAGAATAGAGAAAACTGAAGCAGATAAAAAGAATATAAAGAGTAAAAGAGAGAGAGAAAAAAGAGATTTTGCGAAAAAGATAATGCTGAATCTTGAAACTCTAAAAAAATACAAAGAAGCTCAAGGTAGAGAAGGGCTAAAGAGTAAAATAGAAGAAGTTTACTCTAAAATAAATAAAAAGGGTTATAAAGTTGAATTGACAGAAGAGTTTGATTTTAAAGTTTTTGATATTGATGGAAAAGAAGCAGGAATGTCAAAAGGAGAAGCAAAAAATAAAGCTCTAAGTTTCATAGGTGGATTAGTTTACTACGCAAAAGAGTTAAATAAAGAAAAAAATAAATCTGATTTGGATTCAGATGGAGGAATATACCCACTTGTATTGGATGCACCTTATGGTGATTTAGACAATGAATATAGACTAGATTTTACTAAAATGTTACCGGTTTTATCAGAACAAATAATAGTCATGGTTTCATCAGGGCAATGGAATTCAAAGATAGAAGATGTTGTTAAAGATAGAATAGGAAAAGTATATACTTTAGAAAACGAAAGAAGAACGGGAATAGATAAAAGATACGATATTACAAGAATAAAAGAGGAGATTTAA